The following are from one region of the Salvia hispanica cultivar TCC Black 2014 chromosome 1, UniMelb_Shisp_WGS_1.0, whole genome shotgun sequence genome:
- the LOC125200774 gene encoding nucleoside diphosphate kinase 1-like, translating to MEQTFIMIKPDGVQRNLVGEIIGRFEKKGFTLKGLKLISVDSAFAKKHYADLSAQPFFNKLVDYIVSGPVVAMVWEGRNVVATGRKMIGTTNPSDSAPGTIRGDYTIDMGRNVIHGSDAVESAKKEIALWFPQGITEWKSSAHHWIFE from the exons ATGGAGCAGACTTTCATCATGATCAAGCCTGATGGTGTTCAGAGAAATCTG GTAGGTGAGATCATTGGCAGATTTGAAAAGAAAGGTTTCACCTTGAAAG GTCTTAAGCTAATTAGTGTGGATAGTGCTTTTGCTAAGAAGCACTATGCTGATTTATCTGCCCAGCCCTTCTTCAACAAACTGGTGGATTACATTGTTTCTGGACCTGTTGTTGCAATGGTTTGGGAAGGTAGGAATGTCGTGGCCACCGGCAGGAAGATGATCGGAACCACCAACCCATCTGATTCTGCTCCAGGGACCATCCGTGGTGATTACACCATTGACATGGGCAG GAACGTCATTCATGGCAGTGATGCTGTTGAGAGTGCAAAGAAGGAGATTGCTCTTTGGTTCCCACAGGGCATTACAGAATGGAAGAGCAGCGCGCACCATTGGATCTTCGAGTAA
- the LOC125200773 gene encoding ELMO domain-containing protein A-like, giving the protein MDDRGESFVAVRRMSSGLDRGGACHSTSAEVVTGSSAWLGRGLSCVCVQRRDSDARPSFDLTPMQEECLDRLQSRLDVAYDGSIPEHQEALWALWRASFPEKELQSLISDQWKEMGWQGKDPSTDFRGGGFISLENLLYFARNFPKSFQDLLRKQEGDRAMWEYPFAVAGVNITFMLIQMLDLESYKPRTLVGATFLKFLAENEAAFDLLYCITFKLMDHQWLTMRASYMDFNAVMKATRRQLESELLQEDIRYLQDLPSYKLLSR; this is encoded by the exons ATGGACGATAGAGGCGAATCGTTTGTGGCGGTGAGGAGAATGTCGAGTGGGCTTGATCGCGGAGGCGCCTGCCATTCTACTTCTG CGGAGGTTGTCACAGGATCATCTGCATGGCTTGGCAGAGGACTCTCATGTGTTTGTGTTCAGAGAAGAGACAGTGATGCTCGCCCATCATTTGATTTGACACCAATGCAG GAAGAGTGCCTAGATAGGCTTCAGAGTCGGTTAGATGTTGCCTATGATGGTTCTATCCCCGAACATCAG GAAGCTTTGTGGGCATTGTGGCGTGCTTCATTTCCTGAAAAGGAACTCCAAAGCTTAATTTCCGATCAGTGGAAGGAAATGGGTTGGCAGGGAAAAGATCCATCAACAGATTTTCG GGGCGGAGGTTTTATCTCACTGGAAAATTTGTTGTATTTCGCAAGGAACTTTCCG AAATCTTTCCAGGATCTTCTTCGCAAGCAGGAAGGTGATCGGGCAATGTGGGAATACCCATTTGCTGTAGCTGGGGTCAATATCACATTCATGCTGATTCAGATGCTTGATCTTGAATCCT ATAAGCCAAGAACTCTTGTTGGAGCAACCTTCTTGAAATTTCTTGCTG AAAATGAAGCAGCATTTGACCTTCTATATTGTATAACATTCAAGCTAATGGACCATCAATGGCTTACCATGCGAGCTTCTTACATGGATTTCAAT GCTGTGATGAAAGCTACTCGTCGTCAACTTGAAAGTGAGCTTCTCCAAGAAGACATCAGATACCTACAAGACTTGCCCTCATATAAACTTCTTAGTCggtag